The sequence TCGGGTTGACACCGGATGCCGACCGTCTCGCCCGCCAGGCCGCCTCGCAGCTGCATCTCTACCGCGAGACCCGCAACATGGCCCGCCTGTTGCGCAACCGCATGAAGAGCTTGTTGCGACGGCGGTAGACCATGATCCCGAATTTTTGCGGCTGCAGGCGCCTTGCCGAGCCCCCTGTCCCTCACACAAACAGCGCAACAACGGACGGGCGTCCGCGGCCCAACCCGATCGCACGGTTCGCAGGCACCGTCATCGGCCTATGGTTTCTGTCAGGTCTTGCCTCAGTGGCGAACGCCACCAACGCATCGGTCTTCCTCGAGGACCAGACCTGGACCGAACTGCGCGATCGGATCGGCGCCGGGACGACGACGATCATCATCCCGATAGGCGGCACCGAACAAAGCGGCCCCGCCATGGCGCTGGGCAAGCACAATGTGCGGGTCAAGTTCCTGGCGGAGAAGATTGCCGGCCAACTGGGCAACGCCTTGGTCGCGCCCGTGATCTCCTATGTTCCGGAAGGGACCATCGACCCACCGACCGCCCATATGCGGTTTCCCGGCACGATCACCATCAGCGACAAGACTTTCGAGGAGTTGCTCGAATCCGCGGCCCGCAGCTTCAAGCTGCATGGCTTCAAGACCATCGTGCTGATCGGCGACCATGGCGGCTATCAGGCCGACGAGCGCCATGTCGCCGATCGCCTGAATGCCGAATGGCGCAAAACCCCGGTCCGGGTGTTTGCGGCGCTCGAATACTATCAGATCACCCAGGGCGCCTATGTCGACAAGCTCCTGTCGGCCGGCGCGACGCGGCCGGAGATCGGAACCCACGCCGGATTGGCCGACACATCGCTCATGCTCGCCATCGATCCTTCCATGGTGCGCAAGGATCGCCTTGTGGCCTCGCCGAAGCTTGATGCCGGCGACGGCGTCTATGGTGGCGATCCGACACGATCGTCAGCCGCGTTTGGCCAGCTCGGCGTAGACCTGATCGTCAACGGAACGACCGAGGCGATCCGCAGCTTCATCGAAAAGCAGCAGCCCAAATGACCAAGGCATATTGGTGGTTCACGAGCCTGTGCGCGCCGCTCGTGTTGTTGATCGCGCTGGCCCCGGCATCGGCTTCAGCCGGCTCGTGCCCGGAAGATTGCAGCGAGCCGCCGCCCCGAGCTCCGATCAATATCTACAGCCAGACAAGCTCTGACCATTTGAGCCCGGCGACGGCAGGCGCGCTGCCGCGTGTCTATGTTCCGAACCGCTCGTCCAACAGCGTATCGGTCATCGACCCCGTGACCCTCAAGGAGGTCGACAGGTTCCTTGTCGGGAGCAAGCCGCAGCACGTCGTTCCGTCCTGGGATTTGAAGACGCTCTGGGTCGCCAACAACGCCAGCAGCACCAGCAAGGGCAGCGTGACGCCCATCGACCCCAAGACCGCCAAGCCGGGCCACGATATTTCGGTCGATGACCCCTACAACATGTATTTCATGCCGGACGGAAGTTCGGCCGTCATCGTTGATGAAGCCTACCAGCGGCTCGACCTGCGCGATCCGCAGACCATGGCGCTGAAATCGACGATACCGACACCAACCTGCCCCGGTATCAACCATGCCGATTTTTCCGCCGACAATGCCTACGCCATCTTCACCTGCGAATATGGTGATGGCGGCCTGTTGAAGGTGGACCTGAAAAACCAGAAGGTGCTCGGCCACCTCGCTCTGTCGAAAATGGGCATGCCGCAGGACGTCAGGCTCTCCCCCGACGGCAAGGTCTTCTACGTCGCCGACATGATGAACGACGGCGTGTTCCTGATCGACGGAGACAGCTTTTCCGAGATCGGCTTCATCGCCACCGGCATCGGAACGCACGGATTTGTCGTCAGCCGCGACGGGACGAAGCTCTATGTTTCAAACCGCGGCTCGCACAAGATGGAGCAAGGCCGTGCAAAGGGGCCGGGCAGCGTGACCGTCATCGATTTCGCCACCCGATCGGTCGTCGCGCAATGGCCTATACCGGGTGGCGGCAGCCCCGACATGGGCAATGTCAGCGCCGACGGCAGGCAATTGTGGCTGTCCGGCCGCTTCGACAGCGAGGTCTACATGATCGACACCACCTCGGGGGCCGTGACGAAAATCCGGGTCGGCGTCGAGCCTCACGGCCTGACGGTCTGGCCGCAGCCCGGCAGATACTCGCAGGGCCACACCGGTAACATGCGATAGGCATCTCGACCGCGAAGACGCGCGACACAACCGCCTGATGCCGCTCCGTCGTCCAAGGCAATAAAACCGTTCTCATCGAAGAGGTTCTTGCCGCCACAGCCTCGCGGGTGTGGCCAAACTGCACCGCCGATTTCCGGCCGCGAGCCGTTCGGACAAAGCGGCCCGCACGAATGACACATCGTCACATAACTGTAATAGCGCGCGCCTAGCTAAATCGCCGCCACACCCCAACGCGCCGCTCGATGCGCCGCCACATCTCGAGGAAAGACCATGCTTTTGCGCACCATCATCGCCCCATTGGGCGTTTGCTTGTCCATGGCCACATCGGCCCTTGCAGCCGACCTGGTCGAAGCCCCGCCACCGGCAGCGCCGACCTGGACGATTGCAATCGAAGGCGACCCGGAATTCTATGCCATCGACAATGGCAGCAACACCGCCCGGTCGCTTGCCGACACCTACTTCAAACTCAGCGTCTCGCACAATTTCGACAATAATTTCGTCGGCGGCATCTTTATCCAGCCGACCTTCAAGACCGGTGGAAAGTCGCAGTACTACGCCGAAGCGAGCCTCGGCTACAAAATCAAGATCTCGGATGCCTTCACCCTGACCCCCAGCCTGGGGCTCGGCTACACCTGGCACGATACAGGCATCATCAAGGATACCGATGCCAACGCGAATGTTCCCTACTACGCCCTGTATCTCGCGGGCGATTGGAAGCTGTCCCGGCAGTGGACCTGGAACGTCTTCAACTTCCGCTACCGAAATGCCTTCAGCACCACCTGGGAGACGCCGAAACTGGCCACCGGCGTGACCTACAACATCGACTCCACCAACGCGGTCTATGCCAGCGTCGGTTATTCCTGGAAGAAGACCGACACGACCTCGGCGCCCTACAACGATCTCGCCGGCGACAAATGGAACATCGGGATCGGCTATAAGCACTCGCTCTGAGCGCGCCAGCAAGAGTTAAGGCTGGCTTTAGCACAGGCCTTCATTCATCTGTCAGTTGCATCCGCGGCGGCGAAATCCACCGCTCCGGATAGCCCGAACCGGCAACGCGCAGTTCAGACGGTGCACCTCGGCGGCGCTGACCCGAAATCTATGCCAGCCCTCTTCGCCAAGTCAGAGGACACTCCTTCGTCTAACAAGCCTTGGATGGCCTGCCATCCGAAGCTCGAAGAGCGAAGGATGGTGCTCCTAGCCGGGCCGCCAGATTTGGCCGAAATCAACAACTTGCAAAAAAGTGGGGCAAGTCGACGTGGCCATGATTTGTTATGTTTTTTCTCCCGCCAGTCCCACAAAATTGAGGCGCATCCGGCGCGGCTGAGAGCAAAATGGGCTTGCGCGCTTACCCCTGTCGCGCCATCCTCCGGGTCAAGGCACCGGTCCTGTGCCGCCACCTAGCTACCAGCCGAAGCGGACTATCTGGGAAAGGTCCGCAATGTCGCCATAGATCATCGAACCTTTCACGAGAATGCATTTGTTGCCGAGAACTTTGAAAAGCGGGCTCGACGCAGCGCAAACCGGTCGGTCTTTGTCCTTGGCTTCGGCATAGCCGATGCTGATAGCTAGGACAGCGATAGCAACGAGTGTCGTCTTGCTCATATTTGGCCACCCAAGCCAGCGAGGCTCCGCAGACCGGGAGGTAAGTCGCGAGCCATGCGTCCAAATAGCACTGACGCGTGTTGGGCTTCATCCATCAATTGGATGAGGCGGGCTCATCGATGATCCCGCGCTGGACCAGTCCCATTCCATCGAATGAACGGCGCGTCGTCGCCGGTGAAGTTGTCCCACCGGATTCAGGACTTGAAAAAATGGGGCAAAAACAGGCGAAAAACTGAACAAAATCAGTGCCTGAAAAATAGGGTGGTGCCCCTAGCCGGGATCGAACCAGCACTCCTTGCGGAACTCGATTTTGAGACTAGCGATGCCACTGGCGGCAGTGAGGGATTTCAAGGACTTAGCCGGAGGGGCATCTGCCACTGGTGGCGGACTAGACCAAGAGGCCGAAGCCTATCAGGGCGAACACGAAGAGGGCCAGGAGGAGGAGCTGGAAGGAGAGAGGCCAGGCCTCGTGTTCCTCCAGGCGCTTGTCCATCTGGCGGGCGAAGTGGGCCAGCTCCTCGGCGCGATCTCGGTCTGTGGTTGACTGCATGATGAGGTCTCCGTTATAGCCCGTGATGGTAATGCCCCTTTGGCGGAATTGGTAGACGCGCCGGACTCAAAATCCGGTTCCTCACGGAGTTCCGGTTCGACCCCGGAAGGGGGCACCACCGACCTTCCGAAGTCCCATCCCGTAGCAGATGCCGTAGGCGATCCGCTTCCACTTGGGGTCATCCCAGTTGGCCCTGGCGTGGTCCAGGATGCGGTCCATGAGGTGGTTCCGCATGGCGGCGGCATCGGACCAGTACCGCCTGGGCAGCTTCTCCATCATACAGATGAAGTCGATGAGGTCTGCGAACATGGCGTCTGTGTAGGAAGACAGCGGGTCACGCAGCCAGGTGCTCACCCGGTCCTGGTCCTCGGGGCGCAGCCACCACTTCTCCACTATGCGGGTTGCCTCACGCGGTATCGATAGGACGATCTTGCAGAGGGGAGGCGTCTGCTTGTGGGCGATCTCATTGACCACGTGGAAGTGGGAGAGCTGCTGGTTGATGAAGGAGGGTGAGTTGTCGGCCTCGCGCAGCCGCTTGACGTAGGCATGGAGGTCGGCGCTGGTGATCAGGTCCAGGTCGTACTTCCCCAGGCTCTCCAGGAAGTAGACCATGCGCCAGAGGCAGGGCTCGACAGACTTGGCCGATCTCATGCCATGCCAATGGGTCTCCAGCGCGATGCGGGCTGCCTCGCGGAGGGTACCTGTCCGGTGCTTGGGCTGCCGGTATTCCTGGGTGTCGGCGTGACGGTAGGCTTCGAGGGGTTCGGCCAGGGGGTCCTGGTTTGCGGGCACGGGCCACATGCCATACGCGGAGAGAGCTGCCTCGATCTCCTGCTCCAGGGCTTCAGCCGCTTCCCGTGTGGTCGCGGCCTTTCTGATGCGGTGTGCTCGTAGCTGGAGCCTCTGACCATCCAGCTTCGTCTCGATCCGGTACTCCTCCTCCGTGGCGTAGAAGTGCCTGACGTAGAAGCCAGCCGGTGTCCACCATGCCAGGGCCTTCCCACTCCTCGACGCAATGGCGCAGTTGTGCTGTATCCAGTGCATCACCTCGACCGCCCTGACGACTACCGCCTTGACCGCCTTGAGGAGGAGGTCCACCAGGAGGTTGAGTGCGTCCTTGCGTTGGTCCCTGGGGATCACGGCACCATCCTTGTCGTGCTTCTTGAGCCACGCCAGGGTGTACCGATAGTAGGCGCTCCTGGTCCCCCCCGTAAGGCAGGATCATGACCGGCCTCTTGGCTACCTCCCGAGGTACCTTGTCCCCGAAGAGGCGGCCCCACATGCGGACGAAGGGGTTGAGGGGCTGATCGTCCAGGGCTTGCTGCACGATGTTGCCCACGTCCATGTAGATATCCCTGGGCCGGTTACCCGGTACCAGGTTCACGGCGCGGCCACCCTCCTCGTCCCGCACCATGGCGGAGAGATGCTGAATGCCGTTGCATGTGCCATCCACCCGGATAGGCAGCGAGGAGATCATCCCAGGACCTTCATCCAGGTAGCGGACCCACTCGAAGATGGCAGCCAGGCATTGCCACGGGTCCTCCTCCTCGGCCCATAGGCGATTGTCCAGGGGGTCCGCCGCGATCTGCCGCCAGCGGGCCTCCCGGTCCTTCACCCACTTGATGCGGTCGTAGAAGTTCTCCTTGTCCACCCCGTGGACGTTGGCCAGGTGGATTGCCAGCCATTGCTCGTCGTCCTCCTCGACGGGCTTCCCCTTGGCGAAGGTGAGGAGACCCCGGTCCAGGTCCCGGCCCTGGGGCGATAGGTCGGACACGATGGAGTACATGCGGCCACGGAAGTCCAGGTGATGCGGGAAGAAGAACTCCGGCTCGTCTGCCAGCCTCCGGGCCAGCTTGAGGGTGCGGCGCTGGGCCAGGAACTTGGAGACCCTGGTGGCATTGTCCGCATGGATGTCGCTGGCGATCTTGGCCCACTCCCGGTACTCGTCGGTCCCCTTGATGGCACCCTCTGGCATGTCTGGAGGGTCGATCTTCTCCTGGCGGATGATGCCGGCGATGGCGAGGTCCTTGTCCCAGATGGTCTCGGCCACTTCGAGTACCCTGGTGTTGATCGCCCAGGGTGACCGCTGCACGTAGTTGACCGCCGAGTAGACCTCCGGCATGTCCAGGGCTTCGAACTCCTCTAGGGCGACCTGGCGCTGCTCCTCGTGGTTGGCCTTGAAGCGGATGAGGACGGGCGACTTGACGAAGGGCGTATGGTAGCCCCCTCCCCGAGGACCCTCCCAGTCGAGCGGAGGGATGAGGGTCGGGGCGAATGCCGGCATGTGGAGAAGCTCATCGTCCATCGCGTTGGCGATCCACTCCGCCAGCTCGTTGTCTTCCATGAGGACGGCGGGGCGCTGTGCCCAGGCACCACCCTTGATCCGGTAGGGCTCCCAGGCAGGGTCCGGTACGATATGGAAGCGCTGGGTGCTCTCGATCACCAGGTCCAGCATCGTGAGGCCTACGCGCTCCCGCTCGGTGGTCGTCCAGTCCAGCCAGCCCAGCTCGTCGTGCTTGGACTTGTTGAAGATGGCGATGGTGGCGCGGCGCTGGTGGATGCTGGTGGACTTCCTGGCCTGGAAGCGGGCCTGGAGTTCCTGCCAGTCCTTGGGGTCGCTCTCCTTCCAGTGCTGCATCCGCGCCTCATGCTCGCAGTTGGTGCCGATCTCCATGGCAATGGACAGGATGTTCCGGCGCTCCATTCCCAGCATACGGAGGACCGCCTTGAGGGCGACCATGGCGGCGGTGTCCGGGTGCAATTGCTGTAGGGGTCCCAATGCAATAGACTTCGGTCCACGGCGGGGGGTGTTGATCCACTTCTGGAGGGCCTCGGACAGGGGGAGGACCCATTCATGGAGGAGGCTGCGGTGGGGTCGCATACCACCCAGGTTATGCCGCTCGCGGGCCTTCGTTATGCGGTCCCTCATCCGCTCCTTACCGGTCTCCATCATCTCTTCCTCGAAGGCGACCTGGGCGTCCCAGCGGTCATGAAGGTATGCCGGTTGGTTCATGCGTACTCCTTGGAAAGCTCGTTGTACTCGACCTGGGTGAGGCTATGGATGCGGTACCTGGTCGGCCCGATGCGGGCATAGAGGACGCACTGGTCCGGTATCCTGGTCTCCGCTCCTGACAGTGCTGGCACCAGGTCGATCTCAATAAGCCCCCGCGAGAGGGCGTCGTTGATGAGGGTCGTGAAGAGGGATGTCATTGGACCACCTTCTCCTTGCCGTTCGGCTGGAAGTGCTCCGCAAAGACCCGGACCAGCTTGACCGATAGGTCGGCCATGATGGCTCGCTGGTGGGGTTTCTGGCTGCGGAGCTTACGCAGTAGTGCTGCTTCGGTCTCACGGTCGAACTGCTCGATGAACGATGGCTTTTCCATTAGTCGCTGATCCTCGTCTGTTCGCGGATGATGGTCCCCGTGAAGGGACACTGGCGGGTCTCGATCCTCCACCATCTCCCCAGGTCATCGACCCCGTGGAAGCGGTAGAGGAGCTTCATGGTCTTGAAGTTCTCGGCGGTTGTCCGGTGGGCTGCCGGCCACTGCTTTTTGGTGCCTGCCACTGGTGGCGCGGAGGGGGCACATTTACTCGACACTCTGTGCAGAAGCGTAGTGATGGCGGAAAGCATGAAGCCTTGCCTTTCATGGTGTTGAGAGGTGGACTGTGTGCTGGGAGGTAGGTTGGGTAGTCGCTTTTGAGTCGAGCGCGTCTACCAATTCCGCCATAGGGGCTCAGGCCGGGCGGCCTGGATGGGCGCGGACTATACGGTTGGAGGCCTGTTCGTCAACTGGCCAATTCTCGGGATCACCGGGATGCGACCAATCTTCGCCTTTTGATTTCGTGGCCGTGCTGCCATTGTGCAGCGCGGAAAATCTTTCTAGACAGGCGGCGCATGCAGCGTGGCGCATCTGAAGGGATGGCCGCGCACGCTTTGGGTCTTGTTTTCATCCCTGCCTTTGCCCCAAGCATCCCAGCACTTTTGGGCGACACGCATAGGAGAGCCGATGCTTCGCGGACTGTACGACTGGACCTTGTCTCTCGCGGCACGCAAATCCGCCGAATGGTGGCTGGCCTTCATCGCTTTCGTCGAAAGCTCGGTGTTCTTCATTCCGGCCGACGTACTTTTCCTGCCCATGGCGTTGGCGCGGCCCGAACGCGCCTATCGCTACGCGCTGACCGCCACCGTTGCGTCCGTGCTGGGCGGCATTGCCGGCTGGCTGATCGGCTACTATGCCTATGACACGATAGCACGGCCGATCCTGGAACACTTCGGCGGCCTTGCCACGTTCGAGAAGTGGCAGTCGTCCGGCACCGGGCTAATGCTGATGCTGCTCGTCACATCCGGCGTTGCGCACCTGCCGCCGATCAAGGTGGTCACTATTCTGGCCGGGGCGCTTCACATCAATCTTGTTGTCTTCATCGTCTCGGCGATCTTGGCGCGCGGCGCCCGTTTCCTGTTGCTGGCGTGGCTTTTGCGCCGCTACGGCGAGTCGATCCGCGAGTTCATCGAAAAGCGCCTTGGCCTGATCGTCGGCGCCGCCGCGGCTGCCCTGATTTTGCTCTATATCGTCGTCAAATACGCCCTCTGAGGCCTCGGCCTCAAAAACCGGGGTAACGGTTTTGAGAGGGGCAAGCGGACCTGGCGGGCGGCGAACTCAACGGACGAAAGACCCATGACAGCGACCATGAATGCCGATACCGGACGCCAGCGCACGCGGACCGCCCTGTTTCTCGCCGTCGCCATGGCCGCGACCGTCGGCTCGGCGCTCGGCTTCCAATACATTGGCGGCTATATCCCCTGCCACCTCTGCCTGGAACAGCGCACCCCCTACTATATCGGCGCGCCGCTGATGGTGCTGGCGGTGATTGCATCGATGCTGCGCGCACCGGCCTGGCTGACACGCGGCCTGCTGGGCGTCGGCGGCCTGCTGATGCTCTACGGCCTCTATCTCGGCGTCTACCATTCCGGCGTCGAATGGCAGTGGTGGGCAGGCCCGACCGATTGCACGGCGGGCGCCGGCCCGGTCGACACCGGCGGCAAGGGCGTGCTCGACGCGCTCGACAAATTCGTGCCGCCCTCCTGCGACAAGGCCGCACTGCGCATCCTCGGCCTGTCGCTGGCCGGCTGGAACGCCATCGCCAGCCTTGTCCTGGCCGCCGTCGCCTTCCGCGGCGCGCTGGCTCGCGACTGAACCAATTCGATTGAGTCCACGGCACACGATTCGAGCAAAAGAACCCGGCAGGCTGAGTCGCGTGACGCGGCTTTCGACGTCCGGGTCAGGTCGACCCCCACTCCGTCTCGGCTTCGCCGAGCCACCTCTCCCCCGATCGACGGGGTAGAGGAAGGGCGCGATCCTGTTGTAGCCAGCGTTCCTCCGGCAGGCTCCCTTCTCCTCCCTCCGGAGGGGGAGAGGTGGCGCTGCGAAGCAGCGACGGAGTGGGGGAAGCCGGTCCTAAACGCGAAGCCGCTGATAAGTGAGCGCGGCCGAGTTGGTCCGATAACGGCGAGTTTCAGATTATCATGGCCTGATAGGCGTGTGAGCACCGGCCTACGCCGGCCGTAGCCTGAACTGTCACGACCACCCATGAGTCTTCGGCCGGCGAAGGCCGGAAGCGCAGAAAATCGCTCCAGACGGCCAGCCTCCCGAATTCTCGAACGATCTCAGGGTTCCAGTTCGACATCCCAGTAGAGATAATCCATCCAGCTTTCATGCAGATGGTTGGGCGGGAACAGGCGGCCATTGTTGTGCAAATCATGCACCGTCGGCTGATAAGGCTTCTGCAGCGGCCACATCTTGGCATGCGCCGGCATCATGCCGCCCTTCCGGAGATTGCAGGGCGAGCATGCGGCGACGACATTCTCCCAGGTCGTCGCACCACCACGATGGCGGGGAATGACGTGGTCGAAGGTCAGGTCGTCAGGCGTGCCGCAATACTGGCACTGGAAGCGGTCGCGCAGGAAAACGTTGAAGCGGGTGAAGGCCGGATGCCTGGACGGCTTCACATAGGCCTTCAGGCTGACCACGCTCGGCAGCTTCATCGAGAAGGTCGGCGAGGACACCGCGTGCTCATATTCGGCGACGATGTTCACCCGGTCGAGGAATACCGCCT is a genomic window of Mesorhizobium huakuii containing:
- a CDS encoding creatininase family protein: MANATNASVFLEDQTWTELRDRIGAGTTTIIIPIGGTEQSGPAMALGKHNVRVKFLAEKIAGQLGNALVAPVISYVPEGTIDPPTAHMRFPGTITISDKTFEELLESAARSFKLHGFKTIVLIGDHGGYQADERHVADRLNAEWRKTPVRVFAALEYYQITQGAYVDKLLSAGATRPEIGTHAGLADTSLMLAIDPSMVRKDRLVASPKLDAGDGVYGGDPTRSSAAFGQLGVDLIVNGTTEAIRSFIEKQQPK
- a CDS encoding YncE family protein, which encodes MTKAYWWFTSLCAPLVLLIALAPASASAGSCPEDCSEPPPRAPINIYSQTSSDHLSPATAGALPRVYVPNRSSNSVSVIDPVTLKEVDRFLVGSKPQHVVPSWDLKTLWVANNASSTSKGSVTPIDPKTAKPGHDISVDDPYNMYFMPDGSSAVIVDEAYQRLDLRDPQTMALKSTIPTPTCPGINHADFSADNAYAIFTCEYGDGGLLKVDLKNQKVLGHLALSKMGMPQDVRLSPDGKVFYVADMMNDGVFLIDGDSFSEIGFIATGIGTHGFVVSRDGTKLYVSNRGSHKMEQGRAKGPGSVTVIDFATRSVVAQWPIPGGGSPDMGNVSADGRQLWLSGRFDSEVYMIDTTSGAVTKIRVGVEPHGLTVWPQPGRYSQGHTGNMR
- a CDS encoding YqaA family protein, translated to MLRGLYDWTLSLAARKSAEWWLAFIAFVESSVFFIPADVLFLPMALARPERAYRYALTATVASVLGGIAGWLIGYYAYDTIARPILEHFGGLATFEKWQSSGTGLMLMLLVTSGVAHLPPIKVVTILAGALHINLVVFIVSAILARGARFLLLAWLLRRYGESIREFIEKRLGLIVGAAAAALILLYIVVKYAL
- a CDS encoding disulfide bond formation protein B; its protein translation is MTATMNADTGRQRTRTALFLAVAMAATVGSALGFQYIGGYIPCHLCLEQRTPYYIGAPLMVLAVIASMLRAPAWLTRGLLGVGGLLMLYGLYLGVYHSGVEWQWWAGPTDCTAGAGPVDTGGKGVLDALDKFVPPSCDKAALRILGLSLAGWNAIASLVLAAVAFRGALARD
- a CDS encoding HNH endonuclease — encoded protein: MTVAVSPDGLPALVLNADYRPLSYYPLSLWSWQDAIKAVFLDRVNIVAEYEHAVSSPTFSMKLPSVVSLKAYVKPSRHPAFTRFNVFLRDRFQCQYCGTPDDLTFDHVIPRHRGGATTWENVVAACSPCNLRKGGMMPAHAKMWPLQKPYQPTVHDLHNNGRLFPPNHLHESWMDYLYWDVELEP